A section of the Castanea sativa cultivar Marrone di Chiusa Pesio chromosome 12, ASM4071231v1 genome encodes:
- the LOC142618701 gene encoding uncharacterized protein LOC142618701 encodes MQPIKEAEIEALRKKSATEQQVSEPDPSIMPYTYLMKEDIEKWTQLRDGGYRYGAMTTNVSECFNGVLKGARGLPIAALVEFTWSKLVAYFHDRHKKITHDLLEGKVWSKYALEIFDANLKKSKTHQVRPFNNVHGVYQVTTAYNIHSSGGGQHSHEVNILARTCGCGKWQNRKIPCSHAITVLQYLGQDGTAYIDPCYSLDNAIRTYSHQFVVPKSESLWRDVEGPKWVPDPDLLRAKGRPVKSRIRNEMDGVRRKSGSQRPDSDLREIQQKQSCGLCHQHGHNRRRCPLSRGASTSNTDPT; translated from the coding sequence atgcaacctatCAAGGAAGCCGAGATCGAGGCCCTTAGGAAGAAATCAGCCACTGAACAACAGGTAAGTGAACCTGACCCATCCATcatgccatacacatatctaatgaaaGAGGATATAGAGAAGTGGACCCAGCTACGTGATGGTGGATACCGTTATGGGGCTATGACAACCAATGTCTCAGAGTGCTTCAATGGAGTACTCAAAGGTGCCCGTGGCCTGCCCATTGCTGCACTAGTTGAAttcacttggagcaaacttgtcgcgtatttccatgatcgacacaaaaaaattactcatgatCTCTTGGAGGGCAAGGTATGGAGTAAATATGCCTTAGAAATCTTTGatgcaaatttgaaaaaatctaaaacacaccAAGTAAGGCCGTTTAATAATGTCCATGGTGTATATCAAGTAACGACTGCGTACAACATCCATAGCTCTGGAGGGGGACAACATAGTCATGAAGTAAACATATTGGCcagaacatgtggttgtggaaagtggcaaaatcgaaagatcccttgttcacatgcgATTACAGTTCTTCAGTACTTGGGGCAAGATGGAACTGcatatattgacccatgttatagtttggACAACGCCATTCGCACCTACTCACACCAATTTGTGGTGCCCAAGTCAGAGTCATTATGGAGGGACGTGGAAGGTCCAAAGTGGGTGCCTGACCCAGAcctgttgcgggccaaaggtcgacctGTGAAGTCTAGGATacggaatgagatggatggggTCCGGCGAAAATCGGGAAGCCAAAGGCCAGATTCtgacttgagggagattcaacaaAAGCAGAGCTGTGGACTGTGTCATCAACATGGGCATAACCGTAGAAGATGTCCGCTTTCCCGTGGGGCTTCGACAAGCAATACTGACCCAACCTAG